The Mycolicibacterium flavescens genome has a segment encoding these proteins:
- the fbpB_2 gene encoding putative esterase — MSLIDKIRGPWARRFAVAAIAAALLPGFVSLAGQSATAGAFSRPGLPVEYLMVPSPSMGRDIKVQFQKGTGSKAVYLLDGLRARDDYNGWDLETQAFEWFYETPLSLVLPVGGQSSFYSDWYAPACGKAGCQTYKWETFLTSELPQWLSANRGVSTTGNAAVGLSMSGNSAMILSVYHPDQFVYAGALSAFLNPSEGQWPFLINMAMGDAGGFDANDMWGRTEDPNSAWKRNDPMVQIPALVANGTRLWVYCGNGTPNELGGANLPAEFLEGLTIRTNITFRDNYIAAGGNNGVFNFPPYGTHSWEYWGAQLQEMKPDLISHLGS; from the coding sequence ATGAGCTTGATTGACAAGATTCGCGGCCCATGGGCGCGGCGCTTCGCGGTGGCGGCCATTGCGGCGGCCCTGCTACCGGGATTCGTGAGCCTGGCCGGCCAGTCAGCCACCGCTGGGGCGTTCTCCCGGCCCGGCCTGCCGGTCGAGTACCTGATGGTGCCGTCCCCGTCGATGGGACGCGACATCAAGGTGCAGTTCCAGAAGGGCACCGGCTCCAAGGCGGTGTACCTGCTCGACGGACTGCGTGCTCGCGACGACTACAACGGCTGGGACCTGGAGACCCAGGCGTTCGAGTGGTTCTACGAGACGCCGCTGTCGCTGGTCCTGCCGGTCGGCGGCCAGTCGAGCTTCTACTCCGACTGGTATGCGCCGGCGTGCGGTAAGGCCGGCTGCCAGACCTACAAATGGGAGACGTTCCTGACCAGCGAGCTGCCGCAGTGGCTGTCCGCCAACAGGGGCGTGTCGACGACGGGCAACGCCGCCGTCGGCCTGTCGATGTCCGGCAACTCCGCGATGATCCTCTCGGTCTACCACCCCGACCAGTTCGTTTATGCCGGGGCACTGTCGGCGTTCCTCAACCCGTCCGAGGGCCAGTGGCCGTTCCTGATCAACATGGCCATGGGCGACGCGGGCGGTTTCGACGCCAACGACATGTGGGGCCGCACCGAGGACCCGAACAGCGCGTGGAAGCGCAACGACCCGATGGTTCAGATCCCGGCACTGGTGGCCAATGGCACCAGGCTCTGGGTCTACTGCGGTAACGGCACGCCCAACGAGCTCGGTGGCGCGAACCTGCCCGCCGAGTTCCTCGAGGGCCTGACCATCCGCACGAACATCACGTTCCGTGACAATTACATCGCCGCGGGCGGCAACAACGGTGTGTTCAACTTCCCGCCCTACGGCACGCACAGCTGGGAGTACTGGGGTGCTCAGTTGCAGGAGATGAAGCCTGACCTGATCTCGCATCTCGGTTCGTAA
- the PPE gene encoding Conserved protein of uncharacterised function, PPE family protein, with protein sequence MWEFAVILLIVGALVLLARPMLMRRRGTPTDWPSGQLLVTGVSPRPAEVTGPQYVTITGVINGPTVNEHVVYQRLEVDVDDWPTMGQLFPVVYSPKNPDNWRFAPQAPPPEAPPPPYS encoded by the coding sequence ATGTGGGAATTCGCGGTGATACTGCTGATCGTCGGTGCGCTGGTGCTGCTGGCCCGACCGATGCTGATGCGCCGTCGCGGCACACCGACTGACTGGCCCTCGGGTCAACTGCTGGTCACCGGCGTCAGCCCGCGACCAGCCGAGGTCACCGGGCCGCAGTACGTCACGATCACCGGCGTCATTAACGGGCCCACGGTCAACGAGCATGTCGTCTACCAACGGCTCGAGGTCGACGTCGACGACTGGCCGACGATGGGCCAACTGTTTCCCGTCGTCTACTCGCCGAAGAACCCGGACAACTGGCGATTCGCGCCGCAGGCCCCGCCACCCGAGGCGCCGCCACCGCCCTACTCCTGA
- a CDS encoding acyl-CoA dehydrogenase, producing the protein MAINLELPRKLEAVIEKAHQGAAEMLRPISRKWDLREHEYPVELDTLATLFEGIQDAKAFAFAGAEAFAGGDEPRDANHNGANMSAVLNVMEISWGDVALMLSVPRQGLGNAAISSVATPEQLERLGKDVWAAMAITESDFGSDSAAVSTTARLDGDEYVINGEKIFVTAGSRATHIVVWATLDKSLGRAAIKSFIVPREHPGVTVERLEDKLGIKASDTAVIRFDNARIPKDNLLGSPEIHVEKGFAGVMETFDNTRPVVAAMAVGIARAALEELRKILTEAGIEISYDKPSHAQSAPAAEFLRMESDWEAAYLLMVRSAWQADNDIPNSKEASMGKAKAGRVASDVTLKAVELAGTVGYSEVTLLEKWARDSKILDIFEGTQQIQLLVVARRLLGLSSAELK; encoded by the coding sequence ATGGCAATCAATTTGGAGCTGCCGCGCAAGCTCGAGGCGGTCATCGAGAAGGCCCATCAGGGGGCAGCGGAGATGCTGCGTCCGATCTCTCGCAAGTGGGATCTGCGCGAGCACGAGTACCCGGTGGAGCTGGACACCCTGGCCACCCTGTTCGAGGGCATTCAGGACGCGAAGGCGTTCGCGTTCGCAGGCGCCGAGGCGTTCGCGGGCGGTGACGAGCCCAGGGACGCCAACCACAACGGCGCGAACATGTCGGCCGTACTCAACGTGATGGAGATCAGTTGGGGCGACGTGGCTTTGATGCTGTCGGTGCCGCGCCAAGGGCTCGGTAACGCGGCGATCTCCAGCGTGGCTACGCCCGAACAGCTCGAGCGGCTGGGCAAGGACGTGTGGGCCGCGATGGCGATCACCGAATCGGACTTCGGCTCCGATTCAGCGGCGGTGTCGACGACGGCGAGGCTGGACGGCGACGAGTACGTGATCAACGGCGAGAAGATCTTCGTCACGGCCGGATCCCGCGCCACCCACATCGTGGTGTGGGCGACGCTGGACAAGTCGCTGGGCCGCGCGGCGATCAAGTCGTTCATCGTTCCGCGCGAACATCCCGGGGTGACGGTCGAGCGACTCGAGGACAAGCTCGGCATCAAGGCCTCCGACACCGCGGTGATCCGATTCGACAATGCCCGGATCCCCAAGGACAACCTGTTGGGTAGCCCGGAGATCCACGTGGAGAAGGGTTTTGCCGGGGTCATGGAGACCTTCGACAACACTCGGCCCGTGGTCGCCGCGATGGCCGTCGGCATTGCCCGCGCCGCCCTCGAGGAGCTGCGCAAGATCCTCACCGAGGCCGGCATCGAGATCTCCTACGACAAGCCGTCGCACGCACAGAGCGCACCCGCCGCGGAGTTCCTGCGCATGGAATCCGATTGGGAGGCCGCGTATCTGCTGATGGTGCGCTCGGCGTGGCAGGCCGACAACGACATTCCGAACTCGAAGGAAGCGTCGATGGGCAAGGCGAAGGCCGGCCGGGTGGCCAGCGACGTCACGCTGAAGGCGGTCGAACTGGCCGGCACGGTCGGGTACTCGGAGGTCACCCTGCTGGAGAAGTGGGCCCGCGACAGCAAGATCCTCGACATCTTCGAGGGCACCCAGCAGATTCAGCTGTTGGTGGTGGCGCGCCGACTGCTCGGCTTGTCGTCGGCCGAGCTCAAGTAG
- the hisN gene encoding histidinol-phosphate phosphatase, with protein MDPEADDLALALALADESDARTMARFGAVDLVVETKPDLTPATDADLEVESMIRERLGEQRPADSVFGEEFGGTKEFVGRQWVVDPIDGTKNFVRGVPVWATLIALLRDGVPVLGVVSAPALHRRWWAVSGRGAYAQVSGQPQRRLSVSKVQDLGSASLAFSSLSGWADRGIRDRFVALTDAVWRVRGYGDFYNYCLVAEGAVDIAMEPEVSTWDLAPLDVLVREAGGRFTNLAGESGPHGGSAVATNGLLHDAVLRSLSAPEL; from the coding sequence ATGGATCCCGAGGCGGACGATCTGGCATTGGCGCTCGCTCTAGCCGATGAATCGGACGCCAGGACGATGGCCCGCTTCGGCGCGGTCGACCTCGTCGTCGAGACCAAACCCGACCTGACCCCGGCCACCGACGCCGACCTCGAAGTCGAATCGATGATCCGGGAGCGACTTGGCGAGCAGCGCCCGGCCGATTCGGTGTTCGGCGAGGAGTTCGGCGGCACGAAGGAGTTCGTGGGCAGGCAGTGGGTCGTCGACCCGATCGACGGCACCAAGAACTTCGTCCGCGGGGTACCGGTGTGGGCGACGCTGATCGCGTTGCTTCGCGACGGCGTACCCGTGCTCGGCGTGGTGAGTGCACCCGCGCTGCACCGACGGTGGTGGGCGGTGTCCGGACGGGGTGCGTACGCGCAGGTGTCCGGGCAGCCGCAGCGACGGCTGAGCGTGTCGAAGGTTCAGGACCTCGGCTCGGCGAGCCTGGCGTTCTCCAGCCTCTCCGGGTGGGCCGACCGCGGCATCCGCGACCGGTTCGTCGCGCTGACCGACGCGGTGTGGCGGGTGCGCGGCTACGGCGACTTCTACAACTACTGCCTGGTCGCCGAGGGGGCCGTCGACATCGCGATGGAGCCCGAAGTCTCGACGTGGGACCTGGCGCCGCTCGACGTCCTGGTGCGCGAGGCGGGCGGCCGCTTCACCAACCTCGCAGGTGAGTCCGGTCCGCACGGCGGCAGCGCGGTCGCGACCAACGGGCTGCTGCACGACGCCGTGCTGCGCAGCTTGTCGGCACCTGAGCTGTGA
- a CDS encoding acyl-CoA dehydrogenase: protein MSKALPSKNGSKSKRSDKESAVGLKKHKRSATDLGLALVTPLVGQEFLDRYNLRDPLNRGLKYGVKQVFSFAGAATRQFKRVSGNQSGPTRLKKSGSDYFDLTPDDEQQMIVETVSEFAEEVIRPAAREADESADYPVDLVAKASELGITAINVPEDFEGIAAHRAAVTNVLVAEALAYGDMGLALPILAPAGVASALTHWGSADQQATYLKEFAGENVPQSCVAIAEPRALFDPTALKTTAVRTPSGYRLDGVKSLVPAAANAELFIVGAQLNGKPALFIVESSSKGLSITPDPGMGIRGAATGQVALDGVTVTLSARLGEDGATDEDYSEALALSRLGWAALAVGTAHAVLDYVVPYVKERKAFGEPIAHRQAVAFMCANMAIEFDGLRLITWRGASRADQGLPFAREAALAKRLGTDKGMQIGLDGVQLLGGHGYTKEHPVERWYRDLRAIGVAEGVVVI, encoded by the coding sequence ATGAGTAAAGCCCTGCCGTCGAAAAACGGATCCAAGTCGAAGCGAAGCGACAAAGAAAGCGCAGTCGGCCTGAAGAAGCACAAGCGGTCGGCGACCGATCTCGGTCTGGCGCTGGTCACTCCCCTGGTCGGCCAGGAGTTCCTGGACCGCTACAACCTGCGCGATCCGCTCAACCGTGGATTGAAGTATGGCGTCAAGCAGGTGTTCTCGTTCGCGGGCGCGGCCACCAGGCAGTTCAAGCGGGTGTCGGGTAACCAGAGCGGACCGACGCGGCTGAAGAAGAGCGGTTCGGATTACTTCGACCTCACGCCCGACGACGAACAGCAGATGATCGTCGAGACGGTCAGCGAGTTCGCCGAGGAGGTCATCCGTCCCGCGGCGCGCGAGGCCGACGAGTCAGCCGACTACCCCGTCGACCTCGTGGCGAAGGCATCCGAACTCGGCATCACCGCGATCAACGTGCCCGAGGACTTCGAGGGCATCGCCGCGCACCGCGCAGCCGTCACCAACGTGTTGGTGGCCGAGGCACTGGCGTACGGCGACATGGGCCTCGCGTTGCCCATCCTGGCCCCCGCGGGGGTCGCGTCGGCGCTCACGCACTGGGGCAGCGCCGATCAGCAGGCCACCTATCTGAAAGAGTTTGCGGGCGAGAATGTTCCGCAGTCCTGCGTGGCGATCGCCGAACCGCGAGCGCTGTTCGATCCCACCGCGTTGAAGACCACCGCGGTCCGCACCCCGAGCGGGTACCGCCTCGACGGGGTCAAGTCGCTTGTGCCGGCCGCCGCCAATGCCGAACTGTTCATCGTCGGAGCGCAACTCAACGGCAAGCCCGCGCTGTTCATCGTCGAGTCGTCGTCGAAGGGTCTGAGCATCACGCCCGACCCGGGTATGGGTATCCGCGGAGCGGCGACCGGCCAGGTCGCGCTCGACGGGGTCACGGTGACGCTGTCGGCGCGCCTCGGCGAGGACGGCGCAACCGACGAGGACTACTCGGAGGCGCTCGCGCTGTCGCGGCTCGGCTGGGCGGCACTCGCCGTCGGCACCGCTCACGCGGTGCTCGACTACGTCGTCCCATATGTCAAGGAACGGAAGGCCTTCGGTGAACCGATCGCGCACCGTCAGGCGGTCGCGTTCATGTGCGCCAACATGGCGATCGAGTTCGACGGTCTGCGCTTGATCACGTGGCGCGGCGCGTCGCGAGCCGATCAGGGTCTGCCGTTCGCCCGCGAGGCCGCGCTGGCCAAACGGCTGGGCACCGACAAGGGCATGCAGATCGGCCTGGACGGTGTGCAGCTGCTCGGCGGCCACGGCTACACCAAGGAACATCCCGTCGAGCGGTGGTATCGCGATCTGCGCGCCATCGGCGTCGCCGAGGGTGTTGTAGTTATCTAG
- the kefA gene encoding small-conductance mechanosensitive channel, producing the protein MDNSLIALSLGERWEGFWKGNIGNWILDRGVTIALLLIGGLLAARFINWAAQRIVSRIDAEYLESDQLVRSESAKHRQAVASVISWVTVALLFIIVAVQITDTLAIPIGSLVAPAAVLGAALGFGAQKVVQDLLAGFFIITEKQYGFGDLVQLSMVGAPEESLGTVEEVTLRVTKLRTAEGEMYTIPNGNIVRSLNLSKDWARAVIDIPVPTGSDLNEVNELLHTVARKATDDPQLSALMLDAPQLMGVESIGLETVNLRMVARTLPGKQFEVGRRIRVLVVAELRRAGIVSPTDSVTPTVGAIVHPATDGGAGNETQGSAEQKK; encoded by the coding sequence ATGGATAACAGTCTGATCGCACTGTCCCTGGGGGAGCGCTGGGAAGGGTTCTGGAAGGGCAACATCGGCAACTGGATTCTCGACCGCGGTGTGACGATCGCACTGCTGTTGATCGGCGGACTGCTCGCCGCGCGGTTCATCAACTGGGCGGCACAGCGGATCGTGAGCCGCATCGACGCCGAATACCTGGAAAGCGATCAGCTGGTGCGTTCGGAGAGCGCCAAGCACCGGCAGGCCGTCGCTTCGGTGATCTCGTGGGTCACGGTCGCCTTGTTGTTCATCATCGTGGCGGTGCAGATCACCGACACGCTCGCGATCCCGATCGGGTCGCTGGTCGCGCCCGCCGCGGTGCTGGGCGCCGCGCTGGGCTTCGGTGCGCAGAAAGTGGTCCAGGACCTGCTGGCCGGTTTCTTCATCATCACCGAAAAGCAGTACGGCTTCGGCGATCTGGTGCAGCTCAGCATGGTCGGTGCACCCGAGGAGTCGCTCGGAACGGTCGAAGAGGTGACGTTGCGGGTCACCAAACTGCGCACCGCCGAAGGTGAGATGTACACCATCCCCAACGGCAACATCGTTCGATCGCTGAACCTGTCGAAGGACTGGGCGCGCGCGGTCATCGACATTCCGGTGCCGACGGGGTCCGACCTCAACGAGGTCAACGAGCTCCTGCACACCGTCGCGCGCAAAGCAACAGACGATCCGCAACTCAGCGCACTCATGCTCGACGCGCCCCAGCTGATGGGTGTCGAGAGCATCGGGCTCGAGACGGTGAACCTGCGGATGGTCGCGCGCACACTTCCCGGTAAGCAGTTCGAAGTCGGCCGGCGCATTCGCGTGTTGGTGGTCGCCGAGCTACGCCGCGCCGGGATCGTGTCGCCGACCGACAGTGTGACACCGACGGTGGGCGCCATCGTCCACCCGGCGACAGACGGCGGCGCCGGCAATGAGACGCAGGGCTCCGCGGAGCAGAAGAAGTGA
- the prfB gene encoding peptide chain release factor 2 yields the protein MDPDRQADLAALDSTLTTVERVLDVEGLRGRIEKLEHEASDPNLWDDQTRAQKVTSELSHTQGELRRVEELRQRLDDLPVMYELAAEDGSEEELAEADAERAKLREDIEAMEVRTLLSGEYDEREAVVTIRSGAGGVDAADWAEMLMRMYIRWAEQHDYPVEVFDISYAEEAGIKSATFAVHAPFAYGTLSVEQGTHRLVRISPFDNQSRRQTSFADVEVLPVVETTDHIDIPESDVRVDVYRSSGPGGQSVNTTDSAVRLTHIPTGIVVTCQNEKSQLQNKVSAMRVLQAKLLERKRLEERAEMDALKGDGGSSWGNQMRSYVLHPYQMVKDLRTEYEVGNPAAVLDGDLDGFLEAGIRWRKSQDDG from the coding sequence GTGGATCCTGACCGTCAAGCCGACCTCGCTGCCCTCGACTCCACCCTGACCACGGTGGAGCGGGTGCTCGACGTCGAAGGCCTCCGCGGTCGCATCGAGAAGCTCGAGCACGAGGCCTCCGACCCGAACCTGTGGGACGACCAGACGCGCGCTCAGAAGGTCACCAGTGAGCTGTCGCACACCCAGGGGGAGCTTCGGCGCGTCGAGGAACTCCGGCAGCGCCTCGACGACCTGCCGGTGATGTACGAGCTGGCCGCCGAAGACGGCAGCGAGGAGGAACTCGCAGAGGCCGACGCCGAGCGGGCCAAGCTGCGCGAGGACATCGAGGCGATGGAGGTGCGCACCCTGCTGTCCGGCGAGTACGACGAGCGCGAGGCCGTCGTCACGATCCGCTCGGGCGCCGGCGGGGTGGACGCCGCGGACTGGGCCGAGATGCTGATGCGCATGTACATCCGCTGGGCCGAACAGCACGACTATCCCGTGGAAGTCTTTGACATCTCCTACGCCGAAGAGGCGGGGATCAAGAGCGCGACGTTCGCGGTGCACGCACCGTTCGCCTACGGCACCCTGTCGGTCGAGCAGGGCACCCATCGCCTCGTGCGCATCAGCCCGTTCGACAACCAGAGCCGCAGGCAGACGTCGTTCGCCGACGTCGAAGTGCTGCCGGTGGTGGAGACCACCGACCACATCGACATCCCGGAAAGCGATGTGCGCGTTGATGTCTACCGCTCCAGCGGCCCCGGTGGCCAGTCGGTCAACACCACCGACTCGGCGGTCCGGCTGACCCACATCCCGACAGGCATCGTGGTGACCTGTCAAAACGAGAAGTCGCAGTTGCAGAACAAGGTTTCGGCGATGCGGGTCTTGCAGGCAAAGTTGTTGGAACGCAAGCGCTTAGAAGAGCGCGCCGAGATGGATGCCCTCAAGGGCGACGGTGGCAGCTCGTGGGGCAACCAGATGCGGTCCTACGTGCTGCACCCCTACCAGATGGTCAAGGATCTGCGCACCGAGTACGAGGTCGGCAACCCCGCCGCGGTGCTCGACGGCGACCTCGACGGGTTCCTCGAGGCGGGCATTCGTTGGCGCAAGAGTCAAGACGATGGATAA
- the fprA_2 gene encoding NADPH-dependent glutamate synthase beta chain-like oxidoreductase: protein MRPYHVAIVGSGPSGYFAAASLLKFADSRDDADVRVDMLEMLPTPWGLVRSGVAPDHPKIKSISAQFEKTALDPRFRFFGNVAVGEHVHPAELAEQYDAVIYAVGAQSDRALGIPGEDLPGSVAAVDFVGWYNAHPHFEEIAPDISSGRAVVIGNGNVALDVARILVTDPDVLAATDIADHALKSLHDRGVEEVLVIGRRGPLQAPFTTLELRELGHLEGLGDVDVIIDPADFADITDDDLEAAGKTVRNNIKVLRGYGEQTPKNAKRRIVFRFRTSPIEIKGDGRVESIVLGRNELVEENGRIVAKDTGEREEVPAQLVVRAVGYRGVPTPGLPFDERSGTIPHTHGRVEGSRNEYVVGWIKRGPTGVIGSNKSDSQETVDTLITDLSAAQLADFAEDHSRRLAEWLVERQPKVITDDHWRLIDEYERSAGEPHGRPRVKLTTVAAMLRIGHG from the coding sequence ATGCGCCCCTACCACGTGGCGATCGTCGGCTCAGGGCCTTCGGGTTACTTTGCCGCGGCGTCGTTACTCAAGTTCGCCGATTCCCGGGACGACGCCGACGTGCGCGTCGACATGCTCGAGATGTTGCCGACCCCGTGGGGGCTGGTGCGCTCGGGTGTGGCACCCGACCATCCGAAGATCAAGTCGATCAGCGCCCAGTTCGAAAAGACTGCGTTGGATCCGCGATTTCGCTTCTTTGGCAACGTCGCGGTCGGCGAGCACGTGCACCCCGCCGAGTTGGCCGAACAGTACGACGCGGTGATCTACGCCGTCGGTGCCCAATCCGACCGGGCGCTGGGGATTCCCGGTGAGGACCTGCCCGGCAGCGTCGCCGCCGTCGATTTCGTCGGCTGGTACAACGCCCACCCGCATTTCGAGGAGATCGCACCCGACATCTCCAGCGGTCGCGCCGTGGTGATCGGCAACGGCAACGTCGCCTTGGACGTGGCGCGGATTCTCGTCACCGATCCCGACGTGCTGGCCGCGACGGACATCGCCGACCACGCGTTGAAGTCACTGCACGACCGCGGGGTGGAGGAGGTACTCGTCATCGGGAGACGGGGGCCGTTGCAGGCGCCGTTCACCACGTTGGAGCTGCGCGAACTCGGGCACCTCGAGGGGCTCGGCGACGTCGACGTCATCATCGATCCCGCCGACTTCGCCGACATCACCGACGACGACCTCGAAGCGGCGGGCAAGACCGTACGCAACAACATCAAGGTGCTGCGCGGCTATGGGGAACAGACACCGAAGAACGCCAAGCGGCGCATCGTCTTCCGTTTCCGCACCTCCCCAATCGAGATCAAGGGGGACGGTCGCGTCGAATCGATCGTGCTCGGCCGCAACGAGCTGGTCGAGGAGAACGGCCGCATCGTGGCCAAGGACACCGGTGAACGCGAGGAGGTGCCGGCCCAGCTTGTGGTGCGCGCGGTCGGCTATCGCGGGGTTCCGACGCCCGGCCTGCCGTTCGACGAGCGCAGCGGCACGATCCCGCACACCCACGGGCGCGTGGAAGGCAGCCGCAACGAGTACGTGGTCGGCTGGATCAAGCGCGGGCCGACGGGTGTCATCGGCAGCAACAAGAGCGATTCGCAGGAGACCGTCGACACGCTGATCACCGACCTGTCGGCCGCACAACTCGCCGACTTCGCCGAGGACCATTCGCGGCGGCTGGCCGAATGGTTGGTCGAACGGCAGCCGAAGGTGATCACCGATGACCACTGGCGGCTGATCGACGAGTACGAGCGGTCAGCAGGCGAACCGCACGGGCGCCCGCGCGTGAAGCTGACCACCGTGGCCGCGATGTTGAGGATCGGGCACGGCTGA
- the yhdH gene encoding putative quinone oxidoreductase, YhdH/YhfP family has product MGVMSAVNAVVAHQDAEGEITLRHEVVDDTFLPEGDVTVSVEYSGINYKDALAVTPKGGVARSYPLIPGIDAAGTVTASSSSEFAVGDRVVAHGYDIGTGRHGGYADTARLPADYLVKLERLTTAEAAAIGTAGFTAAMSVNAIRDHGVRPQDGPVLVTGATGGVGSISVDLLAGLGYEVIASTGKAEAHDYLMGLGAYQVIGRLPEEGEKVRPLSESKWAGVVDSVGGDTLAYALSTLIYAGVAAISGLARSADLPTTVMPFILRGVTLAGIDSVQLAIGPRREIWKQIEGELKPKHLTDITRDVPVLEAPHTLRTIIGGGVTGRTRVVVHDGF; this is encoded by the coding sequence ATGGGCGTCATGAGCGCAGTCAACGCCGTGGTCGCACATCAAGACGCCGAAGGAGAAATCACCCTGCGGCACGAAGTCGTCGACGATACTTTCCTGCCGGAGGGTGACGTCACGGTCTCCGTCGAGTACTCGGGGATCAACTACAAGGACGCCCTCGCCGTGACGCCCAAAGGCGGTGTGGCCCGGTCGTATCCGCTCATCCCGGGCATCGACGCGGCCGGCACGGTCACGGCATCGTCGTCATCGGAGTTCGCCGTCGGTGACCGGGTCGTCGCCCACGGCTACGACATCGGCACCGGCAGGCACGGCGGATACGCCGACACCGCTCGGTTGCCGGCCGACTACCTGGTCAAGCTCGAAAGGTTGACGACGGCGGAGGCCGCCGCGATCGGCACAGCCGGCTTCACCGCGGCCATGAGCGTCAACGCAATTCGCGACCACGGCGTGCGACCGCAGGACGGGCCCGTACTGGTCACCGGTGCGACCGGAGGCGTCGGCAGCATCAGTGTCGACCTGCTGGCCGGTCTGGGCTACGAAGTGATCGCATCCACCGGGAAGGCCGAGGCGCACGACTATCTCATGGGCCTGGGCGCCTACCAGGTGATCGGACGCCTACCCGAGGAAGGGGAGAAGGTCCGCCCGCTGAGTGAGTCGAAATGGGCCGGCGTCGTCGACAGCGTCGGGGGCGACACCCTCGCATACGCGCTGAGCACCCTCATTTACGCGGGTGTCGCGGCGATCTCGGGGTTGGCCAGGTCGGCCGACCTTCCCACAACCGTGATGCCGTTCATCCTGCGCGGCGTCACCCTGGCGGGCATCGACTCCGTACAGCTCGCGATCGGGCCGCGTCGCGAGATCTGGAAGCAGATCGAGGGCGAGCTCAAGCCGAAGCATCTCACCGACATCACCAGGGACGTCCCGGTGCTCGAGGCGCCGCACACCTTGCGCACGATCATCGGCGGCGGCGTCACCGGCCGCACCCGTGTGGTCGTGCACGACGGGTTCTAG